One segment of Erigeron canadensis isolate Cc75 chromosome 2, C_canadensis_v1, whole genome shotgun sequence DNA contains the following:
- the LOC122586882 gene encoding uncharacterized protein LOC122586882, translating to MVLDGIITSPHRRTQTAFSSPAFKKQYTKEDELGSFSTIIRRHRYLLTALVLLTLLCTVYLYFAVTLGAGDVCSGLSGAQKALCRVQIPKESIARRKLKL from the coding sequence ATGGTTCTTGATGGCATAATAACTTCGCCTCACAGGAGAACACAGACTGCATTTAGTTCACCTGCCTTCAAAAAGCAATATACAAAGGAGGATGAATTGGGTAGCTTCTCCACAATCATCAGGCGGCATCGCTACCTACTGACTGCTCTTGTACTCCTTACTCTCCTCTGTACCGTTTATCTGTATTTTGCTGTTACATTAGGAGCTGGGGACGTATGTTCTGGCTTGAGCGGGGCGCAAAAGGCATTGTGTCGTGTCCAAATACCCAAAGAATCGATTGCAAGGCGAAAACTCAAATTATGA
- the LOC122586881 gene encoding uncharacterized protein LOC122586881 isoform X1 encodes MANLTTTSLLSLWTHHHKHLTNKPTSFLSYNNLKLKHQSRKITSMASAATATKVIPSIIVGGGRVGKALQDMGGGQDLLVKRGEPVPVDFPGPILVCTRNDDLDAVLQSTPPSRWSDLVFFQNGMLEPWFQSKGLGDADQVLAYFAVSKLGEPPVDGITDTNPEGLTAAFGKWGSAVAARLQAGGLSCKVLEKPPFQKQMLEKLIWISAFMLVGARHPGATVGVVEKDFRSEVDSLIGELAAAAEAEKGIVFDKGIEDRLCAYARAVSHFPTAVKEFKWRNGWFYSLSEKAIAQGKQDPCPLHTTWLKELNIVQ; translated from the exons ATGGCAAACTTAACAACAACTTCACTCTTATCCCTTTGGACGCACCATCACAAACACTTAACAAACAAACCCACTTCATTTCTTTCTTATAATAACCTGAAACTTAAACACCAATCAAGAAAAATAACTTCAATGGCGTCGGCTGCAACAGCCACCAAGGTAATACCATCAATAATTGTAGGCGGTGGGCGTGTTGGAAAAGCATTACAAGACATGGGTGGCGGCCAAGATTTGCTTGTCAAGAGAGGCGAACCGGTTCCTGTTGATTTCCCTGGGCCCATTTTGGTGTGTACTAGAAATGATGATCTTGATGCTGTTCTTCAGTCCACTCCTCCCTCCCGTTGGAGCG ATTTGGTATTTTTCCAGAACGGGATGCTGGAGCCCTGGTTTCAAAGCAAAGGGTTAGGTGATGCTGATCAAGTGTTGGCATATTTTGCGGTTTCCAAGCTTGGTGAACCGCCTGTAGATGGTATAACGGATACTAATCCAGAGGGACTGACTGCTGCTTTTGGCAAATGGGGTTCTGCTGTGGCTGCCAGGTTACAAGCTGGGGGTCTTTCTTGCAAG GTCCTAGAGAAACCACCTTTTCAGAAGCAAATGCTAGAAAAGCTTATATGGATATCAGCATTCATGCTTGTTGGGGCTCGCCATCCTGGAGCCACTGTGGGAGTTGTAGAGAAGGACTTCCGTTCTGAG GTAGATAGCCTCATCGGTGAACTGGCAGCTGCAGCGGAAGCAGAGAAGGGCATAGTGTTTGATAAAGGGATCGAGGATAGGTTGTGTGCTTATGCTCGAGCAGTTTCCCACTTCCCAACAGCAGTCAAGGAG TTCAAATGGAGAAACGGGTGGTTCTATTCGCTCTCAGAGAAGGCAATCGCCCAAGGGAAACAAGATCCGTGTCCTTTGCACACAACATGGCTTAAAGAACTAAATATCGTTCAGTAA
- the LOC122586881 gene encoding uncharacterized protein LOC122586881 isoform X2 has product MMILMLFFSPLLPPVGANGMLEPWFQSKGLGDADQVLAYFAVSKLGEPPVDGITDTNPEGLTAAFGKWGSAVAARLQAGGLSCKVLEKPPFQKQMLEKLIWISAFMLVGARHPGATVGVVEKDFRSEVDSLIGELAAAAEAEKGIVFDKGIEDRLCAYARAVSHFPTAVKEFKWRNGWFYSLSEKAIAQGKQDPCPLHTTWLKELNIVQ; this is encoded by the exons ATGATGATCTTGATGCTGTTCTTCAGTCCACTCCTCCCTCCCGTTGGAGCG AACGGGATGCTGGAGCCCTGGTTTCAAAGCAAAGGGTTAGGTGATGCTGATCAAGTGTTGGCATATTTTGCGGTTTCCAAGCTTGGTGAACCGCCTGTAGATGGTATAACGGATACTAATCCAGAGGGACTGACTGCTGCTTTTGGCAAATGGGGTTCTGCTGTGGCTGCCAGGTTACAAGCTGGGGGTCTTTCTTGCAAG GTCCTAGAGAAACCACCTTTTCAGAAGCAAATGCTAGAAAAGCTTATATGGATATCAGCATTCATGCTTGTTGGGGCTCGCCATCCTGGAGCCACTGTGGGAGTTGTAGAGAAGGACTTCCGTTCTGAG GTAGATAGCCTCATCGGTGAACTGGCAGCTGCAGCGGAAGCAGAGAAGGGCATAGTGTTTGATAAAGGGATCGAGGATAGGTTGTGTGCTTATGCTCGAGCAGTTTCCCACTTCCCAACAGCAGTCAAGGAG TTCAAATGGAGAAACGGGTGGTTCTATTCGCTCTCAGAGAAGGCAATCGCCCAAGGGAAACAAGATCCGTGTCCTTTGCACACAACATGGCTTAAAGAACTAAATATCGTTCAGTAA